Proteins found in one Pseudomonas mosselii genomic segment:
- a CDS encoding TonB-dependent siderophore receptor → MSPRPLPLAPFLLLSSCLLSSAVQAANQPEPIVLESQNVVATALEETKQAPGVSVITAEDIQKRPPANDLSQIIRTMPGVNLTGNSTSGQRGNNRQIDIRGMGPENTLILVDGKPVSSRSSVRYGWRGERDSRGDTNWVPADQVERIEVIRGPAAARYGSGAMGGVINIITKQPTGEPHGNMTVYQNFPQHGDEGATKRVSFGLNGPLTDTLSYRVYGNVAKTDADDWDINAGHQSARTGTQAGTLPAGREGVRNKDLNGLLSWRLTPEQTLELEAGFSRQGNLYAGDTQNTNSNANVKSMLGKETNILYRENFAITHRGDWDFGSSMAFLQYEKTRNQRINEGLAGGTEGIFSNTDFYTSTLRDLTAHGELNLPLHAWRDQTLTLGSEWSQQKLDDPSANTQTTSEGGSVPGLASSGRSTSSQAQIFSLFAEDNIELLPGTMLTPALRFDHHSIVGDNWSPSLNLSHALSDTLTLKAGIARAYKAPNLYQLNPDYLLYSRGQGCYGQSTSCYLQGNAHLEAETSVNKELGIEFQDNGWVAGLTYFRNDYKNKIDSGLSGIGQASGGVGANANATLYQWENIPKALVEGLEGTLTIPLSEQLKWSNNFTYMLQSKNKTTGETLSVTPAYTLNSMLDWQAADDLSLQLSVAWYGKQTPKKYDYQGKRVTGTANDQVAPYALVGASGTYALTKNLSVTAGIDNLFDKRLYRAGNAQAVNGIEGAGAATYNEPGRTLYTSLTASF, encoded by the coding sequence ATGTCGCCCCGCCCGCTTCCTCTCGCCCCCTTCCTGCTGCTGTCCAGCTGCCTGCTGAGCAGCGCCGTGCAGGCCGCCAACCAGCCAGAACCGATCGTGCTGGAAAGCCAGAACGTAGTGGCCACCGCCCTGGAGGAGACCAAGCAGGCGCCGGGTGTGTCGGTCATCACCGCCGAGGACATCCAGAAACGCCCACCGGCCAACGACCTGTCGCAGATCATCCGCACCATGCCGGGGGTCAACCTGACCGGCAACTCCACCAGCGGCCAGCGCGGCAACAACCGGCAGATCGATATCCGCGGCATGGGGCCGGAGAACACCCTGATCCTGGTCGACGGCAAGCCGGTCAGCAGCCGCAGCTCGGTGCGCTACGGCTGGCGCGGCGAACGCGACTCGCGCGGCGACACCAACTGGGTGCCGGCCGACCAGGTCGAGCGCATCGAGGTGATCCGCGGCCCGGCGGCGGCACGCTACGGCTCCGGCGCCATGGGCGGGGTGATCAACATCATCACCAAGCAACCGACGGGCGAACCCCACGGCAACATGACCGTGTACCAGAACTTCCCGCAGCACGGTGACGAAGGCGCCACCAAGCGCGTGAGCTTCGGCCTCAACGGCCCACTGACCGACACCCTGAGCTACCGCGTCTACGGCAACGTGGCCAAGACCGACGCGGACGACTGGGACATCAACGCCGGCCACCAGTCCGCGCGCACCGGCACCCAGGCCGGTACCTTGCCCGCCGGCCGCGAAGGCGTGCGCAACAAGGACCTCAACGGCCTGCTGAGCTGGCGCCTGACGCCGGAACAGACCCTGGAGCTCGAAGCCGGCTTCAGCCGCCAGGGCAACCTGTACGCGGGCGATACGCAGAACACCAACTCCAACGCCAACGTCAAAAGCATGCTCGGCAAGGAGACCAACATTCTTTACCGCGAGAACTTCGCCATCACCCACCGTGGCGATTGGGACTTCGGCAGCAGCATGGCCTTCCTGCAATACGAGAAGACCCGCAACCAGCGCATCAACGAAGGCCTGGCCGGCGGCACCGAAGGCATCTTCAGCAACACCGACTTCTACACATCGACGCTGCGCGACCTGACCGCCCACGGTGAGCTCAACCTGCCACTGCACGCCTGGCGCGACCAGACCCTGACCCTGGGCAGCGAGTGGAGCCAGCAGAAACTGGACGACCCCAGCGCCAACACCCAGACCACCAGCGAAGGCGGCAGCGTGCCCGGCCTGGCCAGCAGCGGCCGCAGCACCAGCAGCCAGGCGCAGATCTTCTCGCTGTTCGCCGAGGACAACATCGAACTGCTGCCCGGCACCATGCTCACTCCGGCGCTGCGCTTCGATCACCACAGCATCGTCGGCGACAACTGGAGCCCGTCGCTCAACCTGTCCCATGCGCTGAGCGACACCCTGACGCTCAAGGCCGGCATCGCCCGCGCCTACAAGGCGCCGAACCTGTACCAGCTCAACCCCGACTACCTGCTCTACAGCCGTGGCCAGGGCTGTTACGGGCAGAGCACCAGCTGCTACCTGCAGGGCAACGCGCACCTGGAAGCCGAGACCAGCGTCAACAAGGAACTCGGCATCGAGTTCCAGGACAACGGCTGGGTCGCCGGCCTGACGTACTTTCGCAACGACTACAAGAACAAGATCGACTCGGGCCTGAGCGGCATCGGACAGGCATCCGGCGGCGTCGGCGCCAACGCCAACGCCACCCTCTACCAGTGGGAGAACATCCCCAAGGCGTTGGTCGAGGGCCTCGAGGGTACCCTGACCATCCCGCTGAGCGAACAGCTGAAGTGGAGCAACAACTTCACCTACATGCTGCAGTCGAAGAACAAGACCACTGGCGAGACCCTGTCGGTGACCCCGGCCTACACCCTCAATTCGATGCTCGACTGGCAAGCCGCCGATGACCTGTCGCTGCAGCTGAGCGTGGCGTGGTACGGCAAGCAGACGCCGAAGAAGTACGACTACCAGGGCAAGCGGGTCACCGGCACCGCCAACGACCAGGTGGCCCCTTACGCCCTGGTCGGCGCCAGCGGCACCTATGCGCTCACTAAAAACCTGAGCGTGACCGCCGGCATCGACAACCTGTTCGACAAACGCCTGTACCGGGCCGGCAACGCCCAGGCGGTGAACGGTATCGAGGGCGCGGGCGCGGCCACCTACAACGAACCCGGGCGCACCCTCTACACCAGCCTGACCGCCTCCTTCTGA
- a CDS encoding alpha/beta hydrolase, translating to MKILFLIMTLVLSGSALAQPQPEQKMDTTLLQRQDLAYRFSHLDLDSRDGQRHYRLWIGQPRRPAPASGYPVLWMLDGNAAISALEPEQLQALAGGQAPLLVAIGYQTDHRIERAARTYDYTPVVPGLAEQRDPLTGQASGGADEFLDLLEQRMRPMVAAVAPVDPQRQTLWGHSYGGLLTLHTLFTRPWLFSDYATASPSLWWNDGAIVAEMQGLQERLGSHQPSLLLMRGTREPANPRGPLQGDVQRPARALVASLAGVKGLSATFQPFDGLDHGPMLPSSLWFVMDRMSKSAQ from the coding sequence ATGAAGATCCTTTTCCTTATCATGACACTGGTGCTGAGCGGTTCGGCCCTGGCCCAGCCGCAACCCGAGCAGAAGATGGACACGACCCTGCTGCAGCGCCAGGACCTGGCCTATCGCTTCAGCCACCTCGACCTGGATTCGCGCGACGGCCAGCGCCATTACCGCCTGTGGATCGGCCAGCCCCGGCGCCCGGCCCCCGCCAGCGGTTACCCGGTGCTATGGATGCTCGACGGCAACGCCGCCATCAGCGCCCTTGAGCCAGAGCAACTGCAGGCGCTGGCCGGCGGCCAGGCACCGCTGCTGGTCGCCATCGGTTACCAGACTGACCACCGCATCGAGCGTGCCGCCCGTACCTACGACTACACCCCCGTGGTGCCCGGGCTGGCCGAGCAACGCGATCCCCTGACCGGCCAGGCCAGCGGTGGCGCCGATGAATTCCTCGATCTGCTGGAGCAACGCATGCGTCCGATGGTCGCCGCTGTGGCGCCCGTCGACCCGCAACGACAGACACTTTGGGGCCACTCCTATGGCGGGCTGTTGACGCTGCACACACTGTTCACCCGCCCGTGGCTGTTCAGCGACTATGCAACGGCCAGCCCATCGTTATGGTGGAACGACGGCGCCATCGTGGCCGAGATGCAAGGGTTGCAGGAGCGGCTGGGCAGCCACCAGCCTAGCCTGCTGCTGATGCGCGGCACGCGGGAACCGGCCAACCCCCGAGGGCCGCTGCAGGGCGATGTGCAACGACCTGCCCGGGCGCTGGTGGCCAGTCTGGCCGGAGTGAAGGGATTGTCAGCGACTTTCCAGCCATTCGACGGCCTGGACCACGGGCCAATGCTGCCGTCATCGCTGTGGTTCGTGATGGACAGGATGTCCAAGTCGGCTCAGTGA
- a CDS encoding nucleotidyltransferase domain-containing protein: MYQDDPHPLPEAMHARVLDELQRIEREHEVNVLYACESGSRAWGFASPDSDYDVRFVYVPRNDWYLRVDEPRDVIERPLCDELDISGWELRKALRLMRGANPSLLEWLGSPLVYRADAEATGRLRELGEAFYSPRAVRHHYLSMARKNLRGYLMGETVRFKKYLYVLRPLLAVRWIDQGLGMPPTAFAALMARTVDDPRLQAAIDALLVVKRRSGEAEHGPRDEVLHGFIEAELARAGEAREVPVTRGDTGLLDDFLRDTVRQAG; encoded by the coding sequence ATGTATCAGGACGACCCCCACCCATTGCCCGAGGCCATGCATGCCCGGGTGCTCGATGAATTGCAACGTATCGAGCGCGAGCACGAGGTGAACGTGCTCTATGCCTGCGAGTCCGGCAGCCGTGCCTGGGGCTTCGCTTCGCCGGACAGCGATTATGATGTGCGCTTTGTCTACGTGCCGCGCAACGACTGGTACTTGCGGGTGGACGAGCCTCGCGATGTGATCGAGCGGCCGCTCTGCGACGAACTGGACATCAGCGGCTGGGAGCTGCGCAAGGCCCTGCGCCTGATGCGCGGCGCCAACCCGAGCTTGCTCGAGTGGCTGGGCTCGCCGCTGGTGTACCGCGCCGACGCCGAAGCTACCGGGCGTTTGCGCGAGCTGGGCGAGGCTTTCTACTCGCCGCGCGCCGTGCGCCACCACTACCTGTCGATGGCACGCAAGAACCTGCGCGGCTACCTGATGGGCGAGACGGTGCGTTTCAAGAAGTACCTGTATGTGCTGCGACCGTTGCTGGCGGTGCGCTGGATCGACCAGGGACTGGGCATGCCGCCGACGGCGTTCGCCGCGTTGATGGCGCGTACCGTCGATGACCCGCGACTGCAGGCGGCGATCGACGCGCTGCTGGTTGTGAAGCGCCGCAGCGGCGAGGCCGAGCACGGACCGCGGGATGAGGTATTGCATGGGTTCATCGAGGCCGAGCTGGCGCGGGCAGGAGAGGCGCGGGAAGTACCGGTGACGAGGGGGGACACCGGGTTGCTGGATGATTTTCTGCGGGACACCGTGCGCCAGGCTGGATGA
- a CDS encoding RtcB family protein gives MNILEVAGGKPIKLWTDGVPVEDDARKQLMNTAKMPFIFKHLAVMPDVHLGKGSTIGSVIPTVGAIIPAAVGVDIGCGMIAARTSLHARDLPDNLHGLRTAIEKAVPHGKTFGRRDQGAWDNVPNQADQVWSGLAGRFKAITDKHPRLEKTNNRQHLGTLGGGNHFIEVCLDEADRVWFMLHSGSRGVGNAIGNLFIELAQADMRQHMVNLPDRDLAYFEEGSRHFADYVEAVEWAQDFARHNRELMMQAVVAATRKVLGKPFEASLEAVNCHHNYVQKEQHFGREVLVTRKGAVSAQKGQLGIIPGSMGAKSFIVRGLGNEEAFCSCSHGAGRVMSRTKAKSRFTVEDQQRATAHVECRKDKDVIDEIPMAYKDIDAVMQAQRELVEVVHTLRQVVCVKG, from the coding sequence ATGAACATACTCGAAGTGGCGGGCGGCAAGCCGATCAAACTGTGGACCGACGGCGTGCCGGTCGAGGACGACGCCCGCAAGCAACTGATGAACACGGCGAAGATGCCGTTCATCTTCAAGCACCTGGCGGTGATGCCGGATGTGCACCTGGGCAAGGGCTCGACCATCGGCAGCGTGATCCCCACCGTGGGCGCGATCATTCCGGCGGCGGTGGGCGTGGACATCGGCTGCGGCATGATCGCCGCACGCACCTCGCTGCACGCCCGCGACCTGCCGGACAACCTGCACGGCCTGCGCACGGCCATCGAAAAAGCCGTGCCCCATGGCAAGACCTTCGGTCGTCGTGACCAAGGCGCCTGGGACAATGTGCCGAACCAGGCCGACCAGGTATGGAGCGGCCTGGCCGGGCGCTTCAAGGCGATCACCGACAAGCACCCGCGGCTGGAGAAGACCAACAACCGCCAGCACCTGGGGACACTGGGGGGCGGCAACCACTTCATCGAAGTCTGCCTGGACGAGGCCGACCGGGTCTGGTTCATGCTGCACAGCGGCTCGCGTGGTGTCGGTAACGCCATCGGCAACCTGTTCATCGAACTGGCACAGGCCGACATGCGCCAGCACATGGTCAACCTGCCGGACCGGGACCTGGCGTACTTCGAGGAAGGCAGCCGGCACTTCGCTGACTATGTCGAGGCGGTCGAGTGGGCGCAGGACTTCGCCCGGCACAACCGCGAGCTGATGATGCAGGCGGTGGTTGCCGCCACCCGAAAGGTGCTGGGCAAACCGTTCGAGGCCAGCCTCGAGGCGGTCAACTGCCACCATAACTATGTGCAGAAGGAGCAGCACTTCGGCCGCGAGGTGCTGGTGACCCGCAAGGGTGCGGTGTCGGCGCAGAAGGGCCAGTTGGGCATCATTCCCGGCTCCATGGGCGCCAAGAGCTTCATCGTCCGTGGTCTGGGTAACGAGGAGGCGTTCTGTTCGTGCAGCCACGGCGCGGGCCGGGTGATGAGCCGTACCAAGGCCAAGAGCCGCTTCACCGTCGAGGACCAGCAGCGTGCCACCGCCCATGTGGAGTGCCGCAAGGACAAGGATGTGATCGACGAGATCCCGATGGCCTACAAGGACATCGATGCGGTGATGCAGGCCCAGCGGGAGTTGGTCGAAGTGGTGCATACCCTGCGTCAGGTGGTGTGCGTGAAAGGTTGA
- the rtcR gene encoding RNA repair transcriptional activator RtcR: MRKPLVAIGFLGTTLDRNGKGAARWNRWRPTIGLCQQADLPLDRLELIHGPGARDLGLAERIRADVQQVSPGTEVRLHPLALRNPWDFEEVYGALHDFASGYTFDTEREDYLVHITTGTHVAQICWFLLTEARYLPARLVQTSPSRKQDENSDPAGIATLIDLDLSRYDPIASRFRREQVEGQSLLKSGIATRNQDFNRTIEQIERVALRSKAPMLLVGPTGAGKSFLARRVHELKRGRHQLGGRFIEVNCATLRGDGAMSTLFGHAKGAFTGAQNARDGLLRAADGGMLFLDEIGELGADEQAMLLKAIEEKRFFPLGADREVESDFQLIAGTHRDLRAKVADGSFREDLFARINLWTFALPGLAERREDIEPNLDFELQRHAREQGRQVRFNLEAKRRYLAFAHAGEARWAGNFRELSASITRMATLADSGRIDEEMVEEEIARLRYAWGLESASEPLLADRALDLFDQVQLQAVIDVCRRAPSLSEAGRQLFAVSRQEKANPNDADRLRKYLARFGLEWQQLKS; this comes from the coding sequence ATGCGCAAGCCTCTCGTCGCCATCGGCTTCCTCGGTACCACCCTCGACCGCAACGGCAAGGGCGCCGCACGCTGGAACCGCTGGCGGCCAACCATCGGCCTGTGCCAGCAAGCCGACCTGCCTCTGGACCGCCTGGAACTTATCCACGGCCCCGGCGCCCGCGACCTCGGCCTGGCCGAGCGGATTCGCGCCGACGTCCAGCAGGTCTCGCCCGGCACCGAAGTGCGCCTGCACCCGCTGGCGCTGCGCAACCCGTGGGACTTCGAGGAGGTCTACGGCGCCCTGCACGACTTCGCCAGCGGCTATACCTTCGACACCGAGCGCGAGGACTATCTGGTGCACATCACCACCGGTACCCACGTCGCGCAGATCTGCTGGTTCCTGCTCACCGAGGCGCGCTACCTGCCAGCGCGCCTGGTGCAGACCTCGCCCTCGCGCAAGCAGGACGAAAACAGTGACCCGGCCGGCATCGCCACCCTGATCGACCTCGACCTGTCGCGCTACGACCCGATCGCCTCGCGCTTTCGCCGCGAGCAGGTCGAGGGGCAGTCGCTGCTCAAGTCCGGCATCGCCACGCGCAACCAGGATTTCAATCGCACCATCGAACAGATCGAACGGGTCGCCCTGCGCTCGAAGGCCCCCATGCTGCTAGTCGGCCCGACCGGCGCCGGGAAGTCATTTCTGGCCCGCCGCGTCCATGAGCTCAAGCGCGGGCGCCATCAGCTGGGCGGGCGCTTCATCGAAGTGAACTGCGCCACCCTGCGCGGCGACGGTGCCATGTCGACCCTGTTCGGTCACGCCAAGGGCGCCTTCACCGGCGCCCAGAACGCCCGCGACGGCCTGCTGCGCGCCGCCGACGGAGGCATGCTGTTCCTCGACGAGATCGGTGAACTGGGCGCTGATGAGCAGGCCATGCTGCTCAAGGCCATCGAGGAAAAACGCTTCTTCCCGCTGGGCGCGGACCGCGAAGTGGAAAGCGACTTCCAGCTGATCGCCGGCACCCATCGCGACCTGCGCGCCAAGGTCGCCGACGGCTCGTTCCGCGAGGACCTGTTCGCCCGCATCAACCTGTGGACCTTCGCCCTCCCCGGCCTGGCCGAACGCCGCGAGGACATCGAGCCGAACCTCGATTTCGAACTGCAGCGCCATGCCCGCGAACAAGGGCGTCAGGTGCGTTTCAACCTCGAGGCCAAGCGCCGCTACCTGGCTTTCGCCCATGCCGGCGAGGCCCGCTGGGCCGGCAACTTCCGCGAGCTATCGGCGTCGATCACGCGCATGGCGACCCTGGCCGACAGCGGGCGTATCGATGAGGAAATGGTCGAGGAAGAGATTGCCCGGCTGCGCTATGCATGGGGCCTGGAGTCGGCCAGCGAGCCACTTTTGGCCGACCGCGCACTCGACCTGTTCGACCAGGTGCAGTTACAGGCGGTGATCGACGTCTGCCGCCGCGCACCGAGCCTGTCAGAAGCCGGGCGTCAGCTGTTCGCGGTATCGCGTCAGGAGAAGGCCAACCCCAACGACGCCGACCGCCTGCGCAAGTACCTGGCCCGCTTCGGGCTGGAGTGGCAGCAACTAAAGTCGTAG
- the ribB gene encoding 3,4-dihydroxy-2-butanone-4-phosphate synthase, translating into MSTMLNTQFPNVSAAIAAFQAGRPVLLLDDDDREDEADIVAAAENLSLQTMAMMIRDCSGIVCLCLDEATVDALQLAPMVQNNQARHGTGFTVTIEAAEGVSTGVSAQDRITTIEAALRSTAQERHIVSPGHVFPLRARDGGVLTRRGHTEGSVDLARLAGLRPAAVLCELMNPDGSMARGEQVAVYARQYNLPVLTIEELARYRETMVELQAEPA; encoded by the coding sequence ATGTCCACCATGCTCAACACGCAATTCCCCAACGTCAGTGCCGCCATCGCCGCCTTCCAGGCCGGGCGCCCCGTGCTGCTGCTCGACGACGACGACCGCGAGGACGAAGCCGATATCGTCGCCGCCGCCGAGAACCTTTCGCTGCAGACCATGGCCATGATGATCCGCGACTGCAGCGGCATCGTCTGCCTGTGCCTGGACGAAGCCACCGTCGACGCCCTGCAGCTGGCGCCGATGGTGCAAAACAACCAGGCCCGCCATGGCACCGGCTTCACCGTAACCATTGAGGCCGCCGAAGGGGTCAGCACCGGCGTGTCGGCACAGGACCGCATCACCACCATCGAGGCCGCGCTGCGCTCGACCGCGCAGGAACGTCATATCGTCAGCCCAGGCCATGTGTTCCCGCTGCGCGCTCGCGATGGCGGCGTACTGACCCGCCGCGGCCACACCGAAGGCTCGGTGGACCTGGCCCGCCTGGCCGGCCTGCGCCCGGCGGCGGTGCTGTGCGAACTGATGAACCCCGACGGCAGCATGGCCCGCGGCGAGCAGGTGGCGGTGTATGCGCGGCAGTACAACCTGCCGGTGCTGACCATCGAGGAACTGGCGCGCTATCGCGAGACGATGGTCGAGTTGCAGGCCGAGCCGGCCTGA
- a CDS encoding SGNH/GDSL hydrolase family protein, which produces MRQWHHLLGLALLISAAPGCSTGANSVSAQPTARPAAAPATRQDGNLALLAGKLRNAGRAPVAIVQLGDSHTAADLFSGELRKLLQARYGDGGIGLVPASPVPGIRNDRVIIKSEKRQWELVSARNQQSSQFPLGGYLSLPLANRASVVLQARDEDRQRYKVSALYQSTTSASLFVNGGQRRVLPASNGQWRFSPAYANVGLPVQLSVEGGRGVALGGWYIQGQKHAGVTYSALGINGARLDVVDKWQPGWRDSLKAVRPDLVILAYGTNEAFDDKLDLALYQTQLDATLTGLRKDLPQAAILLVGPPDSIKQRKARSCAARQPQPLASVIRIQKQMAYKHKALFWDWQGFMGGPCSIAGWQAGGLARPDLVHLTADGYRKSAAGLYEFLKGPLGLR; this is translated from the coding sequence ATGCGCCAATGGCATCACCTGCTGGGCCTGGCCCTGCTGATCAGCGCCGCGCCGGGTTGCAGCACCGGCGCCAACAGCGTGAGCGCCCAGCCCACGGCCCGGCCAGCCGCCGCGCCAGCCACCCGCCAGGACGGCAACCTGGCCTTGCTCGCCGGCAAGCTGCGCAATGCCGGCCGGGCGCCGGTCGCCATCGTCCAGCTGGGAGACTCGCATACCGCCGCCGACCTGTTCAGCGGCGAGCTGCGCAAGCTGTTGCAGGCGCGCTACGGCGACGGTGGCATCGGCCTGGTGCCGGCTTCGCCAGTGCCGGGGATCCGCAACGACCGGGTGATCATCAAGAGCGAGAAGCGCCAGTGGGAGCTGGTGTCGGCGCGCAACCAGCAGAGCTCGCAGTTTCCGTTGGGGGGCTACCTGTCGCTGCCGTTGGCCAATCGTGCCAGCGTGGTGCTGCAGGCGCGGGACGAGGATCGCCAGCGCTACAAGGTTTCGGCGCTGTACCAGTCGACCACCAGCGCCAGCCTCTTCGTCAATGGCGGCCAGCGCCGCGTGCTGCCGGCCAGCAATGGCCAGTGGCGCTTCAGTCCGGCCTACGCCAATGTCGGCCTGCCGGTGCAGTTGAGTGTCGAGGGCGGTCGGGGTGTCGCTTTGGGTGGCTGGTACATCCAGGGGCAGAAGCATGCCGGGGTGACCTACTCGGCGCTGGGCATCAACGGCGCGCGCCTGGACGTGGTGGACAAGTGGCAGCCGGGCTGGCGCGACAGCCTCAAGGCCGTGCGGCCTGACCTGGTGATCCTGGCTTACGGCACCAATGAAGCGTTCGACGACAAGCTCGACCTGGCGCTGTACCAGACGCAACTGGACGCGACCCTCACGGGCCTGCGCAAGGACCTGCCGCAGGCGGCGATCCTGCTGGTCGGTCCGCCAGACTCGATCAAGCAGCGCAAGGCGCGCAGCTGTGCGGCGCGCCAGCCGCAACCGCTGGCCTCGGTGATCCGTATCCAGAAGCAGATGGCGTACAAGCACAAGGCGCTGTTCTGGGATTGGCAAGGGTTCATGGGTGGGCCGTGCTCGATTGCCGGCTGGCAGGCAGGTGGGCTGGCGCGGCCGGATCTGGTGCACCTGACGGCTGATGGCTATCGCAAGAGTGCGGCGGGGTTGTACGAGTTTCTGAAGGGGCCGCTGGGGTTGCGTTGA
- a CDS encoding SGNH/GDSL hydrolase family protein, translating to MQASDSKQLFQVQMGAARGLYAIVVTTALLFWLNQDSIKLYCQQKYHQSCEIPLLGQMPAWRMGAQLTAMLEAQRDDLLEQLLPAAQLAEGPAVEVLPAPQPVVTVDLETPAAVAKPLPPVSTPAHVQPTPAPLHAPAPVVVAQPAPPAPAPALLQPGTVASLAAGDDVFLVGDSLMQGVAPHLANSLRKRYQIRTVNLSKQSTGLAYPGFFNWPKTVADTLDHEPNVRLMVVFLGPNDPWDMPQGKGKPFLRFKSPEWEVAYRARIDSILEQARAHNVQVIWVGPPNMEKARLSTAMGYLSGLYQEQTALFGQHYVSANPILGYPDANFSYTVQTPQGKRVKVRVDDGIHFTITGQKMIAEQVLSLISFPGLTVTGH from the coding sequence ATGCAAGCTTCTGATAGCAAACAGCTGTTCCAGGTGCAGATGGGCGCCGCCCGTGGCTTGTATGCGATCGTGGTCACCACCGCATTGCTGTTCTGGCTGAACCAGGACTCGATCAAGCTCTACTGCCAGCAGAAATACCACCAGAGCTGCGAGATACCGCTGCTAGGCCAGATGCCGGCCTGGCGCATGGGTGCGCAGTTGACGGCCATGCTGGAGGCGCAGCGCGATGACCTGCTCGAGCAGTTGCTGCCCGCGGCGCAACTGGCCGAGGGGCCGGCGGTCGAGGTTCTGCCCGCACCGCAGCCGGTGGTCACGGTCGATCTGGAAACCCCGGCGGCCGTGGCCAAGCCGTTGCCACCGGTGTCGACGCCGGCGCATGTGCAGCCGACGCCTGCGCCGCTTCATGCGCCAGCCCCCGTCGTTGTCGCCCAGCCTGCGCCGCCCGCGCCTGCACCCGCATTGCTGCAGCCGGGTACCGTGGCCTCGCTGGCCGCTGGCGACGACGTGTTCCTGGTCGGTGACTCGCTGATGCAGGGCGTGGCGCCGCACCTGGCCAACAGCCTGCGCAAGCGCTACCAGATCCGCACCGTCAACCTCAGCAAGCAAAGCACCGGCCTTGCTTACCCGGGCTTCTTCAACTGGCCGAAGACCGTGGCCGACACCCTTGATCACGAACCGAACGTGCGCCTGATGGTGGTGTTCCTCGGCCCCAACGACCCGTGGGACATGCCCCAGGGCAAGGGCAAGCCGTTCCTGCGCTTCAAGTCGCCGGAGTGGGAGGTCGCCTACCGCGCCCGTATCGATTCGATCCTCGAGCAGGCCCGCGCGCACAACGTGCAGGTGATCTGGGTCGGGCCGCCGAACATGGAGAAGGCGCGATTGTCCACGGCCATGGGCTACCTCAGCGGGCTATACCAGGAGCAGACCGCGCTGTTCGGCCAGCACTATGTCTCGGCCAACCCGATCCTCGGCTACCCCGACGCCAACTTCTCGTATACGGTGCAGACACCGCAGGGCAAGCGGGTCAAGGTGCGGGTCGACGACGGCATTCATTTCACCATCACAGGCCAGAAGATGATCGCCGAACAGGTTCTGTCGCTGATCAGTTTTCCGGGCCTGACCGTTACAGGACATTGA